From a region of the Bradyrhizobium diazoefficiens genome:
- a CDS encoding cupin domain-containing protein, with the protein MDATIPKGGQSADQHSHLVRPQDMEWQTTRFPGCEAKTLLFDRSTGLMTALMRFAPGSVLPDHEHVGIEQSYVIEGALLDKEGPARGIACKAGEFIWREAGSRHAAWCPEGALILAIFQVPNKFFEADGRVVDAAGQDWDETWGHTAAQRASRG; encoded by the coding sequence ATGGACGCCACGATCCCGAAGGGCGGACAATCCGCCGATCAGCATTCTCACCTGGTTCGGCCTCAAGACATGGAGTGGCAGACAACGCGCTTTCCGGGATGCGAGGCCAAGACGCTGCTGTTCGATCGCAGCACGGGCCTGATGACCGCCTTGATGCGCTTTGCGCCGGGATCGGTGCTGCCCGATCACGAGCATGTCGGCATCGAGCAGAGCTATGTCATCGAAGGTGCGCTCCTCGACAAGGAGGGGCCCGCCCGGGGCATCGCCTGCAAGGCCGGCGAATTCATCTGGCGCGAGGCAGGCAGCCGGCACGCTGCCTGGTGTCCGGAAGGGGCCCTGATTCTGGCGATCTTCCAGGTGCCGAACAAGTTCTTCGAGGCCGACGGCCGCGTCGTCGATGCCGCCGGTCAGGACTGGGACGAAACCTGGGGGCACACCGCGGCGCAGCGGGCGTCTCGCGGCTAA
- a CDS encoding alpha/beta hydrolase, producing MAAPLDPVIAQIIPLMPMRDPAVMTPQSARDSLRALAASRAAIPPPPVDSVQDIKVKGGAGPLDARVYRAGTTPAPTVVFFHGGGWVAGDLETHDRQARNLAIETGAVVVSVDYRRPPETRFPGAFEDAFAALSDVFNRVAEFGGDARRLGVAGDSAGGNLAATTAIGCRDAGIKLAAQLLVYPVTDVLGAYADVRENARYPSRTENADGYFLTRATMEWFCGHYLADAGHGADWRVSPLRATSLAGVAPAVVTTAWFDPLRDEGAAYARALEAAGVRVKHHEGPGLIHGYFGMGDASDVARAEAQRARADFKALLARGA from the coding sequence ATGGCCGCGCCGCTCGATCCCGTCATCGCCCAGATCATTCCGCTCATGCCGATGCGCGATCCCGCGGTCATGACGCCACAGAGCGCCCGCGATTCCTTGCGCGCATTGGCTGCCTCGCGCGCCGCCATCCCGCCACCGCCCGTCGACAGCGTGCAGGATATCAAGGTGAAAGGCGGCGCCGGCCCGCTCGATGCCCGCGTCTACCGGGCCGGCACCACGCCGGCACCGACCGTGGTGTTCTTTCATGGCGGCGGCTGGGTCGCGGGCGATCTCGAGACCCATGACCGGCAGGCGCGCAACCTCGCGATCGAGACCGGCGCGGTCGTCGTCTCCGTCGACTATCGCCGTCCACCGGAAACCCGCTTTCCGGGCGCCTTCGAGGACGCCTTCGCCGCGCTGAGCGACGTCTTCAACCGTGTCGCGGAATTCGGCGGCGATGCAAGGCGCCTGGGCGTCGCCGGCGACAGCGCCGGCGGCAATCTCGCGGCGACCACTGCGATCGGCTGCCGGGATGCCGGCATCAAGCTTGCCGCTCAACTGCTGGTCTATCCCGTGACCGACGTCCTCGGTGCTTACGCCGATGTGCGCGAGAACGCGCGCTATCCCTCGCGCACCGAGAATGCTGACGGCTACTTCCTGACGCGAGCCACGATGGAATGGTTTTGCGGCCATTATCTCGCCGATGCCGGCCATGGGGCGGACTGGCGGGTGTCGCCGCTGCGCGCCACATCCCTTGCCGGTGTCGCGCCGGCGGTCGTGACCACCGCCTGGTTCGATCCGCTGCGCGATGAAGGCGCGGCCTATGCCCGGGCGCTGGAGGCGGCCGGCGTCCGGGTCAAGCACCATGAGGGCCCAGGCCTGATCCATGGCTATTTCGGCATGGGCGACGCCTCGGACGTCGCGCGCGCCGAGGCGCAGCGCGCACGCGCAGACTTCAAGGCCCTGCTCGCCCGAGGCGCCTGA
- a CDS encoding HD domain-containing phosphohydrolase yields the protein MQRARTRSGPVNGDGGSTEIVAGRPFLHVLADTSDKLAGVCSILQEKFTIAGERLDAESRLSQAPAAIVIRAELRDIDNIAAIKKRASKLAKASKRIFLLDHTSHVCVSQAYALGATLVLPGTVGRAKLLAALIDPADGATASRSGTLQKDNAVETAAAAIASMFTAATLGQPLDVDGTKEAGRQIADRITRHGLTEWLMTVRRYHEGTYQHCLLVTGVAVDFGLSLGVGRADLERLYSAAMFHDIGKAQIPLAILDKPGRLDAAERALIETHPTAGYEFLKDHDGISPEILDAVRHHHEYLDGSGYPDALCAESIGDIVRILTISDIFAALIEHRHYKPTMTRAEAYDLLCGMSGKLEKALVTSFKQVALTR from the coding sequence GTGCAGCGCGCGCGAACCAGATCCGGCCCTGTCAATGGAGACGGAGGCAGCACCGAAATTGTGGCGGGGCGTCCCTTCCTGCATGTGCTGGCCGATACGTCCGACAAGCTCGCGGGTGTCTGTTCGATCCTCCAAGAGAAATTCACCATTGCAGGCGAGCGATTGGATGCAGAATCAAGGCTGTCGCAGGCGCCAGCCGCCATCGTCATCCGCGCGGAGCTGCGCGACATCGACAATATCGCCGCCATCAAGAAGCGGGCGAGCAAGCTGGCGAAGGCCAGCAAGCGCATCTTCCTGCTCGACCACACCTCCCACGTCTGCGTTTCGCAAGCCTACGCGCTCGGTGCGACGCTGGTCCTTCCCGGCACGGTCGGTCGGGCCAAACTGCTGGCGGCATTGATCGATCCGGCCGATGGGGCAACCGCCTCTCGAAGCGGCACGCTGCAAAAAGACAACGCCGTCGAGACCGCGGCGGCCGCTATCGCATCGATGTTCACGGCTGCAACCCTGGGCCAACCCCTCGACGTCGACGGGACCAAGGAGGCCGGTCGCCAGATCGCCGATCGTATTACCCGGCACGGCCTGACCGAGTGGCTCATGACTGTGCGTCGCTATCACGAAGGTACGTATCAGCATTGCCTGCTGGTGACCGGCGTTGCCGTCGACTTCGGACTGAGCCTCGGCGTCGGCAGGGCCGATTTGGAGCGTCTCTATTCCGCTGCCATGTTCCACGACATCGGCAAGGCGCAGATTCCGCTCGCCATCCTCGACAAGCCGGGTCGTCTCGATGCGGCGGAACGCGCCCTGATCGAAACGCATCCGACCGCCGGCTACGAGTTTCTCAAGGACCATGACGGGATCTCGCCGGAGATCCTCGATGCCGTTCGCCATCATCACGAGTACCTCGACGGCAGCGGCTATCCCGATGCGCTCTGCGCCGAAAGCATTGGCGACATCGTGCGGATTCTGACCATCTCGGACATCTTCGCGGCGCTGATCGAGCACCGTCACTACAAGCCGACGATGACCCGTGCGGAAGCCTATGACCTACTCTGCGGGATGAGCGGAAAACTGGAGAAAGCGCTGGTGACCTCGTTCAAGCAAGTCGCGCTCACGCGGTGA
- a CDS encoding PilZ domain-containing protein, protein MKFDGRKASRVKLDHRQPVNLMGSDGTWRRSCVLLDVSQTGAKVEVEGTLDVLQAKEFFLLLSSTGLAYRRCELVWIDGTMAGVHFITAEGKKKSAGAPAPAQKAVQSK, encoded by the coding sequence ATGAAGTTCGACGGCCGCAAAGCCTCTCGCGTGAAACTGGACCACAGGCAGCCGGTCAATCTCATGGGTTCGGATGGCACTTGGCGGCGGAGTTGTGTCCTGCTCGACGTTTCGCAGACCGGCGCGAAGGTCGAGGTCGAGGGCACCCTCGACGTGCTCCAGGCCAAGGAGTTCTTCCTGCTGCTGTCATCGACCGGCCTCGCCTATCGGCGCTGCGAATTGGTCTGGATCGACGGCACCATGGCCGGCGTCCATTTCATCACCGCTGAAGGCAAGAAGAAATCTGCAGGCGCTCCGGCGCCTGCGCAGAAGGCGGTACAGAGCAAGTAG
- a CDS encoding DUF2336 domain-containing protein — translation MMANSPANILVELEDAAAACPPDRCARILTSILQLLASSRDRPRELLANVIDGVLLRLIDRVDASALIDVGAAFAELGVAPPKTLRRLASHTDPAVACPVLLKSQSLSTADLKAIAHTSGERQQYAIAARAPVDPLVVEALIKGGAPSVCLALIENPQARFSDSAYVALLEKCLTDDALTKALALRSGTPDAVVRQLLSSSPAAKSDVGPKATLAPQAATAAPIVPELPSAAAYASARPEIVALNRIGKLNDSTVNRFAIRGETANLVTALSVLSGVPIEIVEHVMTDGDCEGLVMACRASRLNWQTTLAILSNRSGTRLSFAERERAQHIFEKQLLSTSQWTVRWGEIAANAKESNRRNRGAKMGVSR, via the coding sequence ATGATGGCAAATTCGCCTGCCAATATTTTGGTCGAATTGGAGGATGCGGCTGCGGCATGTCCGCCGGATCGCTGCGCTCGCATCCTCACCAGCATATTGCAGTTGCTGGCCAGCAGCCGCGACCGGCCCCGGGAATTGCTTGCGAATGTGATCGACGGCGTTCTTTTGCGATTGATCGACCGGGTTGACGCGAGCGCACTGATCGATGTCGGCGCCGCGTTCGCGGAGCTCGGGGTCGCGCCGCCGAAGACCTTGCGACGCCTCGCCTCCCACACGGATCCGGCGGTCGCGTGCCCCGTCTTGCTCAAATCGCAATCACTGTCCACGGCCGATCTCAAGGCGATCGCGCACACGAGCGGAGAACGGCAGCAATATGCGATCGCAGCTCGCGCGCCTGTCGATCCGCTTGTGGTCGAGGCGCTGATCAAGGGCGGCGCCCCCAGCGTCTGTCTTGCGCTGATCGAAAATCCGCAGGCACGGTTCTCCGATAGCGCTTATGTTGCGCTGCTCGAGAAGTGCCTGACCGATGATGCACTCACGAAAGCCTTGGCCCTGAGGTCCGGCACGCCTGACGCAGTCGTACGGCAGTTGCTGTCGAGCTCGCCAGCCGCCAAATCCGACGTCGGGCCGAAAGCCACGCTCGCGCCGCAAGCCGCGACGGCTGCTCCGATCGTCCCCGAGCTTCCCAGCGCGGCCGCCTATGCAAGCGCACGGCCGGAGATCGTCGCACTCAACCGAATCGGCAAGCTCAACGATTCCACGGTGAACCGCTTCGCGATCCGCGGCGAGACCGCCAATTTGGTTACTGCCTTGTCGGTGCTTTCGGGGGTGCCCATCGAGATTGTCGAGCACGTCATGACCGACGGCGATTGCGAAGGTCTCGTCATGGCCTGCCGGGCTTCGCGGCTGAACTGGCAGACCACGTTGGCCATCCTGAGCAACCGCAGCGGGACCAGGCTTTCCTTTGCCGAGCGCGAGCGCGCGCAACATATCTTCGAGAAACAGCTTCTGTCGACCAGCCAGTGGACGGTGCGGTGGGGAGAAATCGCCGCAAACGCCAAGGAAAGCAATCGCAGAAATCGCGGTGCGAAGATGGGGGTTAGCCGATGA
- a CDS encoding helix-turn-helix domain-containing protein, whose translation MNSIDDVPSSALKTFRFSDIDEFRSAIRGLKVEFTPFVRKISAEQTILSLPGCDVNFTRAFPRVVDAELVGNSTAIGLTMDDLNVPIRFNGSQRARPVVVVGGGGAAYTTIEEVQRQIASVVFRPAVTDRGWPPTLSSFKIFEISGAGLHRLRSVVREVLAEASDPVAAPELLLKGAAMKESLLAAADDAFDSIVSARWTLRPNDERNFRIFQEIRALLSDDLSLPIYSDEIARKLGLSVRTMHDVVRRYRGMSLHRYLRLRRLWLVRRRLLAGADSVKAVALAFGFWHLSDFSRSYRDQFGETPSQTLERGRGR comes from the coding sequence ATGAACAGCATTGACGATGTGCCGAGCTCGGCACTCAAGACGTTTCGCTTTTCGGACATCGACGAATTTCGAAGCGCCATACGCGGGCTGAAGGTCGAATTCACGCCTTTCGTGCGGAAGATTTCGGCTGAACAGACGATCCTGTCGCTACCCGGCTGCGACGTGAATTTCACGCGCGCCTTTCCGCGGGTGGTCGATGCCGAGCTCGTCGGAAATAGCACGGCGATCGGCTTGACGATGGACGACCTCAACGTCCCCATTCGCTTCAATGGCTCGCAACGTGCGCGACCGGTCGTGGTCGTTGGTGGGGGCGGCGCGGCCTACACCACCATTGAGGAAGTGCAGCGGCAGATCGCCTCGGTGGTTTTCAGGCCGGCGGTGACCGATCGTGGCTGGCCGCCCACGCTCTCGAGCTTCAAGATTTTTGAAATCTCCGGTGCCGGCCTGCACCGGCTGCGCTCCGTCGTTCGCGAGGTGCTGGCCGAGGCGTCCGACCCGGTCGCGGCACCGGAGCTTCTCTTGAAGGGCGCGGCGATGAAGGAGTCCCTGCTCGCAGCCGCTGACGACGCCTTCGACAGCATCGTTTCGGCCCGCTGGACCCTGCGCCCCAACGACGAACGGAATTTCAGAATCTTCCAGGAAATCCGCGCGCTGCTCTCCGACGACCTCTCGCTGCCGATTTACAGTGATGAGATCGCGCGCAAGCTCGGACTGTCCGTTCGCACCATGCACGACGTCGTTCGTCGCTATCGCGGCATGAGCTTGCACCGTTACTTGCGCCTGCGCCGGTTGTGGCTGGTGCGCCGGCGGCTGCTCGCCGGCGCCGACAGCGTCAAGGCGGTGGCGCTCGCCTTCGGCTTCTGGCATCTCAGCGACTTCTCCCGAAGCTATCGCGACCAGTTCGGTGAGACGCCGTCGCAAACGCTGGAGCGCGGGCGCGGGCGATAG
- a CDS encoding NAD(P)H-dependent oxidoreductase, producing the protein MSNRILVLYGSYRSDRMGIRLANFVINRLRGRGEDVEFIDAKAVGLPMLDRMYKEYPKGSAPAALEKLAQQIRSADGFVFVAGEYNWGIQPGLKNLTDHFLEEWFWRPAAIVSYSAGRLSGARAATAWHGTLSEMGMVVVSSTIGVGPIAQTLSADGEPVGDGGQALERSFPRFADDLGWWIEAAKMQRARKAPPY; encoded by the coding sequence ATGAGCAATCGCATCCTCGTCCTCTACGGTTCTTACCGTTCCGATCGCATGGGCATCCGCCTTGCGAATTTCGTCATCAATCGGCTGCGCGGCCGCGGCGAGGACGTCGAATTCATCGACGCCAAGGCGGTCGGCTTGCCGATGCTCGACCGCATGTACAAGGAATATCCCAAGGGCTCGGCGCCCGCGGCGCTGGAAAAGCTGGCCCAGCAGATCCGCAGTGCCGACGGCTTCGTCTTCGTCGCCGGCGAATACAATTGGGGCATCCAGCCCGGCCTGAAGAATCTCACCGACCACTTCCTCGAGGAGTGGTTCTGGCGTCCGGCCGCGATCGTGAGCTATTCGGCCGGCCGCCTGTCCGGCGCACGCGCCGCGACCGCCTGGCATGGCACGTTGTCGGAGATGGGCATGGTGGTGGTGTCGAGCACCATCGGCGTCGGCCCGATCGCGCAGACATTGTCGGCCGACGGCGAGCCGGTCGGCGACGGCGGTCAGGCGCTGGAGCGGTCGTTCCCGCGTTTTGCCGACGATCTCGGCTGGTGGATCGAGGCCGCCAAGATGCAGCGGGCGCGCAAGGCGCCGCCTTATTGA
- a CDS encoding methyl-accepting chemotaxis protein: MKIGTLLTTAIVSLSTVGGGLAVYVAVTKYQTMERITEAEGRLAIVRAVSDIPRYLNPERGFSTNILFGPAAVDPALLARQDQLRKQTDGARDKMNALRKELPGSLDDGNTIAANIDGINSKFAALRAAIDKAIAGPAEARKDAARKLVADNAVLNAGVTALLNEQVRRMAILNGDAYRQASYANVAMTLRDVGGFNSSLHKNLVGGKKPATDAEKADISRSQGRNDQLVMALLELRGNPATPANVAAALEKFHSIYVEEFGRELKLVKDGAVSGKYEHDTETYYAATQRGLGTIIEVRDAFYDNAEQILAGASAAARTSFTIALLGLAAVLIASVGLIVMVRRRVCAPIVNLTTRMSRLADGEVADGIPGADRSDEIGAMAAAVQVFKDNMIRADRLAAEKQAENDGKMRRAQALDELTRAFEAKVTELVGGLSRASSTMESTAQSMTSTAAQTNSQAAIVAAASEQTSTNVQTVASATEELTSSISEIGRQVAQSTEIAARAVDNARRTGDTARTLAEGAQKIGDVVTLIQSIAEQTNLLALNATIEAARAGDAGRGFAVVASEVKSLAGQTAKATTEISEQITAIQAASDETVAAIRNVAEVIGEIDQIGTAIAAAIEEQGSATKEIARSVQEAARGTQEVNTNITGVQRAADDTGVAAREVLGAAEQLSTQSRDLAGQFDRFLGEVRAA, encoded by the coding sequence ATGAAAATCGGTACGCTTCTGACCACCGCCATCGTCTCGCTCTCGACCGTGGGCGGCGGCCTCGCCGTCTACGTCGCCGTGACCAAGTACCAGACGATGGAGCGGATCACCGAAGCGGAGGGCCGGCTCGCGATCGTCCGCGCCGTCAGCGACATCCCGCGCTACCTCAATCCCGAGCGCGGCTTCTCCACCAACATCCTCTTTGGGCCGGCAGCGGTGGACCCGGCTCTACTGGCCAGGCAGGACCAACTGCGCAAGCAAACCGACGGTGCACGCGACAAGATGAACGCACTGCGCAAGGAGCTGCCCGGCTCCCTCGACGACGGCAACACCATCGCCGCCAACATCGATGGCATCAATTCGAAATTCGCAGCGCTGCGCGCGGCCATCGACAAGGCGATCGCAGGCCCCGCCGAGGCGCGCAAGGACGCCGCCAGGAAGCTCGTCGCCGACAACGCCGTGCTCAATGCCGGCGTGACCGCATTGCTCAACGAGCAGGTCCGCCGCATGGCGATCCTGAACGGTGACGCCTACCGGCAGGCCAGCTACGCCAACGTCGCGATGACATTGCGCGACGTCGGCGGCTTCAACTCCAGCCTGCACAAGAATCTCGTCGGCGGCAAAAAACCGGCGACCGACGCCGAGAAGGCCGACATCAGCCGCTCGCAAGGCCGCAACGACCAGCTCGTGATGGCGCTGCTGGAGTTGCGCGGCAATCCGGCAACCCCGGCGAACGTCGCCGCGGCGCTGGAGAAGTTCCATTCGATCTATGTCGAGGAGTTCGGCCGCGAGCTCAAGCTCGTCAAGGACGGTGCGGTCAGCGGCAAGTACGAACACGACACGGAGACCTACTACGCCGCCACGCAACGCGGCCTCGGCACCATCATCGAGGTCCGCGACGCATTCTATGACAATGCCGAGCAGATCCTCGCCGGCGCCTCCGCCGCCGCGCGCACCAGCTTCACCATCGCGCTGCTCGGCCTCGCCGCGGTGTTGATCGCGAGCGTCGGCCTCATCGTGATGGTTCGTCGCCGCGTCTGCGCGCCGATCGTCAACCTGACGACGCGGATGTCGCGGCTCGCCGACGGCGAGGTCGCGGACGGTATCCCCGGCGCCGATCGCTCCGACGAGATCGGGGCGATGGCTGCGGCGGTTCAGGTCTTCAAGGACAACATGATCCGGGCCGACCGGCTCGCGGCCGAGAAGCAGGCCGAGAACGACGGCAAGATGCGCCGGGCGCAAGCGCTCGACGAGCTCACCCGCGCGTTCGAGGCCAAGGTCACCGAGCTCGTCGGCGGCCTGTCCCGGGCCTCTTCAACCATGGAAAGCACCGCGCAGTCGATGACCTCGACGGCGGCACAGACCAACAGCCAGGCCGCAATCGTCGCCGCCGCCTCCGAGCAGACCTCGACCAACGTGCAGACCGTCGCCAGCGCCACCGAAGAGCTGACCTCCTCGATCTCGGAGATCGGCCGCCAGGTCGCACAAAGCACCGAGATCGCGGCCCGCGCCGTCGACAACGCCCGCCGCACCGGCGACACCGCACGCACCCTCGCGGAGGGCGCGCAGAAGATCGGCGACGTCGTTACGCTGATCCAGAGCATCGCCGAGCAGACCAACCTGCTGGCGCTGAACGCGACCATCGAGGCCGCCCGCGCCGGCGACGCCGGCCGCGGCTTCGCCGTGGTCGCCTCTGAAGTGAAGTCGCTGGCGGGCCAGACCGCCAAGGCGACGACTGAAATCTCCGAGCAGATCACGGCGATCCAGGCCGCAAGCGACGAGACCGTGGCCGCGATCCGCAACGTCGCCGAGGTCATCGGCGAGATCGACCAGATCGGCACCGCGATTGCCGCGGCGATCGAGGAACAGGGCTCGGCCACCAAAGAGATCGCCCGCAGCGTCCAGGAGGCCGCCCGCGGCACCCAGGAGGTCAACACCAACATCACCGGCGTGCAGCGCGCCGCCGACGACACCGGTGTGGCCGCGAGGGAGGTGCTCGGGGCCGCCGAGCAGCTCTCGACACAGTCGCGCGATCTCGCCGGACAGTTCGACCGCTTCCTCGGCGAGGTCAGGGCGGCGTAA
- a CDS encoding DUF1810 domain-containing protein, with protein sequence MTDPFDLERFIRAQNPVFRDFQGELARGRKQTHWMWFVFPQVAGLGFSAMSQRYAIGSRGEARAYLAHPVLGPRLIECTRLVLAVQGRSINAILGAPDDAKFRSSMTLFGAVSDQPIFGEALVRYFAGERDAATLEILAKLDRATG encoded by the coding sequence ATGACCGATCCTTTCGATCTGGAGCGCTTCATCCGAGCCCAAAACCCGGTTTTTCGCGATTTTCAGGGGGAGCTGGCCCGGGGCCGGAAGCAAACTCACTGGATGTGGTTCGTCTTCCCCCAGGTCGCAGGCCTCGGCTTCAGTGCCATGTCGCAGCGCTACGCCATCGGCTCGCGCGGGGAGGCGCGGGCCTATCTCGCCCATCCCGTGCTCGGGCCGCGCCTGATCGAATGCACCAGGCTCGTGCTCGCGGTTCAGGGCCGGAGCATCAACGCGATCCTCGGCGCGCCGGATGACGCCAAATTCCGCTCGTCGATGACGCTGTTCGGCGCGGTGTCCGACCAACCCATCTTCGGCGAGGCGCTCGTCCGGTATTTCGCAGGCGAGCGCGACGCCGCGACGCTGGAGATCCTGGCGAAGCTGGATCGGGCAACCGGCTGA
- a CDS encoding DUF2778 domain-containing protein, whose translation MLSLAALALATGGAAWVADIGGANVGDSTPLASAALPPANAPSFEDRFASASGNPPAREFGLRTLERSALDAVQLKLRDAKAMLAQKLQGDDWRSTLTDDDRTVVDGTRPSQRADAIPMPRSRPVQADLYAQIASSQAFASTNPRVDNRNFFEKFTDKIRLASLTPGDGLFNKAPNLAALGYDSRTAVYDIKARALYLPSGVALEAHSGMGALMDDPEHVDQRMVGATPPATYDLKPREKLFHGVRALRMTPAEGTSALGRVGLLTHSYMLGPRGDSNGCVSIKDYDRFLRAYDNGEFNRLVVVPSLSGSATASQRASTDS comes from the coding sequence TTGCTGTCTCTGGCTGCCCTCGCGCTGGCGACGGGCGGCGCTGCCTGGGTCGCGGACATCGGAGGGGCGAATGTGGGCGATTCGACGCCGCTGGCCTCCGCCGCCTTGCCGCCGGCCAATGCGCCTTCTTTCGAAGACCGTTTCGCTTCGGCGTCCGGCAATCCGCCGGCTCGCGAGTTCGGCCTGCGGACGCTGGAGCGTTCCGCACTTGATGCGGTCCAGCTCAAGCTCCGCGACGCCAAGGCGATGCTCGCCCAGAAGCTCCAGGGCGACGACTGGCGCTCGACCCTGACCGATGACGACCGGACGGTGGTCGACGGGACGAGACCCTCGCAGCGCGCCGACGCCATCCCGATGCCGCGCTCGCGCCCGGTTCAGGCGGACCTCTACGCCCAGATCGCCTCCAGCCAGGCCTTTGCCAGCACCAATCCCAGGGTCGACAACCGCAATTTCTTCGAAAAATTCACCGACAAGATCAGGCTGGCCTCGCTGACGCCGGGCGATGGCCTGTTCAACAAGGCGCCCAATCTCGCCGCGCTTGGTTACGATTCTCGCACGGCGGTCTATGACATCAAGGCGAGGGCGCTCTACCTGCCGAGCGGCGTTGCACTGGAAGCGCACTCGGGCATGGGCGCGCTGATGGACGACCCCGAACATGTCGACCAGCGCATGGTCGGCGCGACACCGCCTGCGACCTACGACCTGAAGCCGCGCGAGAAGCTGTTCCACGGCGTCCGCGCGCTGCGCATGACCCCCGCCGAAGGCACCAGTGCGCTCGGCCGCGTTGGCCTTCTCACCCACAGCTACATGCTCGGCCCGCGCGGCGATTCCAACGGGTGCGTCTCGATCAAGGACTATGATCGCTTCCTTCGGGCATACGACAATGGCGAGTTCAACCGCCTGGTCGTCGTGCCGAGCCTGAGCGGATCGGCGACCGCCTCGCAGCGCGCGAGCACCGACTCCTGA
- a CDS encoding substrate-binding domain-containing protein: protein MKRRTFLKGSAVAGATTLIAAPAIAQSAPEIKWRLTSSFPKSLDTIYGTAQTFAKYVAEATDNKFQIQTFAAGEIVPGLQALDAVSTASVEMAQTPLYFYIGKEPALAYATGAPFGMNHRHQESWWHFGGGADLANEALKPFKAHAILCGNSGTQMGGWFRKEIKTVDDLKGLKFRIAGMGGHVLARLGVVPQQIAGGDIYPALEKGTIDAVEFVGPYDDEKLGFQKVAKYYYFPGWWEGGAMLHMIVNDEKWASLPKQYQAIVNQAGSAAGAWMLEKYDSVNPAALKRLIANGAELKAFPQPVLEACYNATQDHLNELATKSELFKRTKESHDAYMKELLFYTQIAENFYDNYLLGKMRNKT from the coding sequence ATGAAACGCCGTACATTCCTCAAGGGCAGCGCAGTCGCCGGCGCGACGACGCTGATCGCTGCACCTGCGATCGCGCAGAGCGCGCCCGAGATCAAATGGCGCCTGACCTCGAGCTTCCCGAAGTCGCTCGACACCATCTACGGCACGGCGCAGACCTTCGCGAAATATGTCGCCGAGGCCACCGACAACAAATTCCAGATCCAGACCTTTGCCGCCGGCGAGATCGTGCCCGGCCTCCAGGCGCTCGACGCCGTCAGCACCGCCTCGGTGGAGATGGCGCAGACCCCGCTCTATTTCTACATCGGCAAGGAGCCGGCGCTGGCCTATGCCACCGGCGCGCCGTTCGGCATGAACCATCGCCATCAGGAATCGTGGTGGCACTTCGGCGGCGGCGCCGACCTCGCCAATGAAGCACTGAAGCCGTTCAAGGCCCACGCGATCCTCTGCGGCAATTCCGGCACCCAGATGGGCGGCTGGTTCCGCAAGGAGATCAAAACCGTCGACGACCTCAAGGGCCTCAAATTCCGTATAGCCGGCATGGGCGGCCATGTGCTGGCAAGGCTCGGGGTCGTTCCGCAGCAGATCGCGGGTGGCGATATCTATCCGGCGCTGGAGAAGGGCACGATCGACGCGGTCGAATTCGTTGGCCCCTATGACGACGAGAAGCTCGGCTTCCAGAAAGTCGCCAAATATTACTATTTCCCGGGCTGGTGGGAAGGCGGCGCCATGCTGCACATGATCGTCAACGACGAGAAATGGGCCTCGCTGCCCAAGCAGTACCAGGCGATCGTCAACCAGGCCGGCTCGGCGGCCGGCGCCTGGATGCTCGAGAAATACGACAGCGTGAATCCGGCGGCACTGAAGCGGTTGATCGCCAATGGCGCGGAGCTGAAGGCGTTCCCGCAACCGGTGCTGGAGGCCTGCTACAACGCGACCCAGGACCATCTGAACGAGCTCGCCACCAAGAGCGAACTGTTCAAACGGACCAAGGAGAGCCACGACGCGTATATGAAGGAGCTGCTGTTCTATACGCAGATCGCGGAAAACTTCTACGACAACTACCTGCTCGGCAAGATGCGCAACAAGACCTGA